A window from Photobacterium leiognathi encodes these proteins:
- a CDS encoding Hsp20 family protein gives MRNVDFTPLYRHAIGFDRLFNLVEASSNKAQATGYPPYNIEQTDENNYRITMAVAGFSEDRLDLTQNENMLVVTGTKAPEENKNFIYQGIAERNFERKFQLADYVKVVGANLENGLLHIDLEREVPEAMQPRKIAIGKAATLPTEE, from the coding sequence ATGCGTAATGTAGATTTCACTCCCCTATACCGCCACGCTATTGGTTTTGATCGCTTATTCAACCTAGTTGAAGCAAGCAGTAACAAAGCACAAGCAACCGGATACCCTCCGTACAATATCGAGCAAACTGATGAGAACAATTACCGCATCACAATGGCTGTTGCTGGTTTCTCTGAAGATCGCTTAGATCTTACTCAAAATGAAAATATGCTTGTTGTAACAGGAACTAAGGCTCCTGAAGAAAACAAGAACTTTATCTATCAAGGTATTGCAGAGCGCAACTTTGAACGTAAATTCCAACTTGCGGATTACGTAAAAGTGGTTGGTGCTAACTTAGAAAATGGTCTACTTCATATCGACTTAGAGCGTGAAGTACCAGAAGCGATGCAACCACGTAAAATTGCTATCGGTAAAGCAGCAACACTGCCAACTGAAGAGTAA
- a CDS encoding efflux RND transporter periplasmic adaptor subunit: MHVIVRRILPLVIIAIFIALSVLLLNNKKRPEQQKAQVRMPVLEVIRIEKQDVQLSVDSYGVVEPKYKAEVVSEVIGSVNYISPDFAVGKFVSKGDLLARLDDSDYHADLAQAEASLAQAQAKLKEEIARGKVAKKTLRDVSPNKKTALGLREPQRKQEEANVKFAKAGVDRAKRNLAKTEIRAPFDALVKMKNINMGSYLTQGKLIGELYGTETAEIRLPITPNSFSYLDLNRLDSRKLNIEAQYGDIQINHWAAKLVRNEGIIDKDNRMIYLIAEVDDPYNLKSPLDKPSIKSISSLSTSSPSLTLPVLQFGTFVTTTIQGKKVKDVIKLPRHVVRSEQVIVVDSQNKTQTRQVNVVRSDNENAYVIGGLEDGEFVSLIRSDSLIDGTEVKTVMSQSYTPEIAPLMAAEPKVVNAGESP; the protein is encoded by the coding sequence ATGCATGTAATAGTAAGGCGAATATTGCCCTTAGTGATTATCGCAATCTTTATTGCGTTGTCTGTTTTACTGCTCAATAACAAAAAACGCCCTGAACAACAAAAAGCCCAAGTGAGAATGCCCGTTCTTGAAGTGATCAGAATAGAAAAGCAAGATGTCCAACTCTCGGTAGATTCTTACGGCGTGGTAGAGCCCAAATATAAAGCGGAAGTGGTTTCAGAAGTTATCGGATCTGTTAACTATATTTCACCCGATTTCGCAGTGGGTAAGTTTGTTAGTAAAGGTGACCTGTTAGCCCGACTAGATGACAGCGATTACCATGCGGATCTCGCTCAAGCAGAAGCATCTTTAGCACAAGCTCAAGCTAAACTGAAAGAAGAAATTGCCCGAGGGAAAGTGGCAAAAAAGACTTTGCGTGATGTGTCGCCTAATAAGAAGACCGCATTGGGTTTACGAGAGCCACAACGAAAACAAGAAGAAGCTAATGTAAAGTTTGCTAAAGCGGGTGTCGACCGTGCTAAACGTAATTTAGCCAAAACCGAAATTCGTGCACCATTTGATGCGCTAGTCAAAATGAAGAACATCAATATGGGAAGTTACTTAACCCAAGGTAAGTTAATTGGCGAGCTATATGGTACTGAAACTGCTGAAATTCGCTTACCTATTACCCCAAATTCTTTTTCATATCTGGATCTCAATCGGTTAGATAGCCGAAAGCTGAATATTGAAGCGCAATATGGCGATATACAAATCAATCATTGGGCTGCGAAACTTGTACGTAATGAAGGGATCATCGATAAAGATAATCGGATGATTTACCTTATCGCTGAAGTCGATGACCCTTATAACTTAAAATCCCCGCTTGATAAGCCATCGATAAAATCCATCTCGTCACTATCTACCTCGTCACCGTCTCTCACCTTACCTGTTTTGCAGTTTGGCACCTTTGTTACCACGACTATTCAAGGCAAGAAAGTCAAAGATGTGATCAAGTTACCTCGTCACGTTGTTCGCTCAGAGCAAGTTATCGTGGTAGATAGCCAAAATAAAACCCAAACCCGTCAGGTAAATGTGGTTCGCTCCGATAATGAAAATGCGTATGTAATCGGTGGGTTAGAAGATGGCGAGTTTGTTTCACTTATTAGATCTGACAGTTTAATTGATGGCACAGAAGTTAAAACTGTAATGAGTCAAAGCTACACGCCAGAGATCGCACCGTTAATGGCTGCAGAGCCTAAAGTGGTGAATGCGGGAGAATCGCCATGA
- a CDS encoding efflux RND transporter permease subunit gives MKQKGLIAWFAHNHVAANLLMLVVMLGGLFSISLINKEIFPAFALNRIMISASYPGASPEDIEQSINVKIEQSLDNVKNIKRIQSVASQGSASLTLELESEADLEQVLDDVKQQIEAISTFPVNMETPLVKRAEFTSNVVFISLYGDLNERQLKEYAKQVRDDILQQTDASDVVVSGVKDYEIAIDVSENALRKYGLTFEQVAQVVQQRSIDLPGGMIKAKDGDLLVRTNGQLYNGDGFSSIVLQTRPDGSRLYLSDVATISDGFIEDRILNRFNRERAAVIQVRNLTDEDATKIAEQVGKYVEQAQTKLPTGVYLDSWGDMSHYLEGRLNMMLSNMFYGGILVFIILALFLDIRVAFWVILGIPFCFLGTLLFMPTPLVAVSINLISLFGFILVLGIVVDDAIVVGESVYSEVEDKGQSIDNVIAGAKKVAIPATFGVLTTMAAFIPMLISDAPRTEFFKAIAWVVLLCLTFSLIESKLILPAHLARARLAQAKSRTNALSRFKQRLNLAVDRFINQDYRRFISVCIVHRYSVLATFSGILMLAIALVVSGQLRWVFFPNLPSDYIQVNVDMNISSSDENNAKVAAQIEEALYQTDAEIFQELGVHVVKHTFINMENRQDLFVLAELHKTETLPITSFEILKQWQAQLPPLVGVKNITFEASIGRKQSDVQFSLKGDDLAQLAQASKAMQQLLYQYDGTLNIKDDLSSPTPEVKLQLTKAGEALGLSLASLASQVRHAFYGYEVQRVLRNNEEVKVMVRYPQQERSTIGYLENMKVILPNGRFVPFTEVAKANIESSYTSINRVDRKRSVIVSANVDKSQTSPSDIYNDILENKLDQLRQAFPNVKFALDGRAKDEKNTKGSLIRDSILALITIFALMAIPLRSYSQPLIIMSVIPFGIIGAIAGHYLAGLTLNLLSVFGILALAGVVVNDSLVLVSFINRALKQGVPLEQAVVNAGCSRFRAIVLTSLTTFFGLAPILLEDSLQAQIVIPMATSLAFGILFATVVTLLLVPSLYLILADIKRGMKRFYHWWWQPRTLE, from the coding sequence ATGAAGCAAAAGGGATTGATTGCATGGTTTGCCCATAACCATGTTGCAGCGAACTTATTAATGCTGGTGGTGATGCTTGGTGGTTTGTTTTCCATTAGTTTGATCAATAAAGAGATTTTTCCTGCTTTTGCTTTAAATAGGATAATGATCTCGGCGAGTTATCCCGGCGCTTCACCAGAAGATATAGAGCAAAGTATTAACGTTAAAATAGAGCAGTCGTTAGATAACGTTAAAAACATTAAACGCATACAATCTGTGGCATCACAAGGCTCAGCCTCTTTAACTTTAGAGCTAGAGTCTGAAGCTGATCTTGAGCAAGTATTAGATGATGTAAAACAGCAAATTGAGGCGATATCCACCTTTCCCGTTAATATGGAAACCCCGTTAGTTAAACGGGCAGAATTTACTAGCAACGTTGTTTTTATCTCGCTTTATGGCGATTTGAATGAACGCCAATTAAAAGAATATGCAAAGCAAGTTCGTGACGATATTTTGCAGCAAACAGATGCATCTGATGTTGTTGTATCTGGCGTTAAAGATTATGAAATTGCCATTGATGTTTCTGAAAATGCACTGCGCAAATACGGTTTAACGTTTGAGCAGGTAGCGCAAGTTGTTCAGCAGCGTTCGATCGATTTACCTGGTGGCATGATCAAAGCCAAAGACGGTGACTTACTGGTTCGTACCAATGGTCAGTTATATAACGGTGATGGGTTTTCATCGATAGTGCTGCAAACTCGCCCTGACGGTAGTCGGTTATATCTATCCGATGTTGCGACTATTTCTGATGGTTTTATTGAAGATCGTATTTTAAACCGTTTCAACCGCGAACGTGCTGCGGTGATCCAAGTGCGTAATCTCACCGATGAAGATGCTACTAAAATTGCCGAACAAGTGGGTAAATACGTCGAACAAGCACAAACCAAATTACCAACAGGCGTATATTTAGATTCATGGGGTGATATGTCCCATTATTTGGAAGGGCGTTTGAATATGATGCTTTCCAATATGTTCTACGGCGGTATTTTAGTCTTTATTATTTTGGCGCTCTTTCTTGATATCCGCGTTGCTTTTTGGGTGATCCTCGGTATTCCCTTTTGCTTTCTTGGTACTTTGCTTTTCATGCCAACACCGCTGGTGGCAGTCTCCATTAATTTGATCTCCCTATTTGGCTTTATTTTAGTTCTCGGGATAGTGGTGGATGACGCCATAGTGGTTGGTGAAAGTGTTTACAGTGAAGTTGAAGACAAAGGACAAAGCATTGATAACGTCATAGCAGGTGCGAAGAAAGTCGCTATTCCTGCCACGTTTGGGGTGTTAACAACCATGGCTGCATTTATCCCCATGTTGATTTCAGATGCGCCTCGCACTGAGTTTTTCAAAGCTATCGCATGGGTTGTATTGCTGTGTTTAACCTTTTCATTAATTGAATCAAAATTAATCTTACCCGCGCATTTAGCACGAGCGCGATTAGCACAAGCTAAGTCGCGAACCAATGCATTATCACGGTTTAAACAGCGTTTAAACTTAGCGGTTGATCGGTTTATCAATCAGGATTATCGCCGTTTTATCTCAGTATGTATTGTGCATCGTTACAGTGTGCTAGCGACGTTTAGCGGTATTTTGATGCTAGCGATAGCCTTAGTGGTAAGTGGACAATTGCGCTGGGTCTTTTTCCCAAATCTTCCTTCGGATTATATTCAGGTGAATGTCGATATGAATATCTCTTCATCTGATGAAAATAACGCCAAAGTTGCCGCCCAAATAGAAGAAGCGTTATATCAAACTGATGCAGAAATTTTCCAAGAGCTTGGTGTTCATGTTGTCAAACACACGTTTATCAATATGGAAAATCGCCAAGACTTATTCGTTCTTGCAGAGCTGCATAAAACAGAAACGCTACCGATCACCAGTTTTGAAATCCTAAAACAGTGGCAAGCGCAATTACCGCCGTTAGTGGGAGTGAAAAATATCACCTTTGAAGCCTCTATTGGACGTAAACAAAGTGATGTGCAATTTAGCTTAAAAGGGGATGATTTGGCGCAGTTAGCACAAGCTTCAAAAGCGATGCAGCAGTTGCTATATCAATATGATGGGACATTGAATATCAAAGATGATCTTTCATCACCAACACCAGAAGTGAAACTGCAATTAACTAAAGCTGGGGAAGCATTAGGGTTGTCGTTAGCCTCATTAGCCAGTCAAGTGCGTCATGCTTTCTATGGTTATGAAGTGCAACGTGTGCTGCGAAATAACGAGGAAGTAAAGGTCATGGTGCGCTATCCACAACAAGAGCGTAGCACGATTGGCTATTTAGAAAATATGAAAGTCATTTTGCCTAATGGACGTTTTGTACCTTTTACTGAAGTGGCAAAAGCGAATATTGAATCGTCATATACAAGTATTAATCGAGTAGATAGAAAGCGCTCTGTGATTGTGTCTGCCAATGTTGATAAATCGCAAACCTCACCGTCAGATATTTATAACGACATATTAGAAAATAAGTTAGATCAGCTACGTCAGGCATTTCCGAATGTAAAATTCGCTTTAGATGGGCGAGCCAAAGATGAAAAGAACACCAAAGGCAGTTTGATCCGTGATTCTATATTGGCACTGATCACTATCTTCGCATTAATGGCGATCCCGTTACGCTCTTACAGTCAGCCGTTGATCATTATGTCGGTGATCCCGTTTGGTATTATTGGTGCCATTGCAGGGCATTACTTAGCTGGGCTTACCTTAAATCTACTCAGCGTATTTGGCATATTGGCGTTGGCTGGGGTAGTGGTGAATGATTCTTTGGTGTTGGTTAGCTTTATTAATCGGGCATTAAAGCAAGGAGTACCTTTAGAGCAAGCCGTGGTTAATGCGGGATGCTCGCGATTTAGAGCGATAGTGTTAACCTCGCTGACTACTTTTTTCGGACTTGCGCCAATTTTGCTAGAAGATAGCTTACAAGCGCAAATTGTGATCCCAATGGCGACTTCGTTGGCGTTCGGTATTTTGTTCGCCACCGTTGTCACACTGTTACTTGTTCCTTCGCTGTATTTGATCTTGGCAGACATTAAAAGAGGGATGAAGCGGTTTTATCATTGGTGGTGGCAACCACGTACATTAGAGTGA
- a CDS encoding YadA-like family protein, with product MRTNKATYLLLSFFTLPCFAHSIKLGEQQTEVLPKGAQYSNNVMIGDNTAVTNSNNSVSIGYAASAKGQSSVAEGYSSDADGDAAVAVGIAAKSKGDQSASFGSNAQTYGNSSSSFGSGATAKGVQTEAFGSTSTANGNASIAFGSSAKATGYSTTAMGTTSEAKGAYAMAVGTSSKADGNYSMAIGTKATAGEKDITIGNSATASGTPGSIAIGNQSVSTDGQVSFGNSTTQRRLEHVHAGIAETDAVNVSQLHQGITQANNYTNTQTTNAIKQANNYTNSQTTNAIKQANQHADQDETQAVKKANQYTNNKATTTLHQANSYTNAQAHSAVEQANHYSDQNAASTLSAANKYTDQRVNALRHDIDRVHDQANAGIASAMAMSAIPMRQGYHYTIGLGTAHYDNQCAVAIGGKFDVGKRCIVTLAASDDSEHNTGVSAGVGFGF from the coding sequence ATGCGAACAAATAAAGCAACTTACTTATTATTGTCGTTTTTTACATTACCCTGCTTTGCACACAGTATTAAATTAGGCGAACAACAAACCGAAGTATTACCTAAAGGTGCTCAATACTCTAATAACGTCATGATTGGTGATAATACTGCTGTTACCAATAGTAATAACTCCGTATCTATTGGTTATGCTGCATCAGCGAAAGGACAATCCAGTGTCGCTGAAGGTTATTCTTCTGATGCCGATGGTGATGCCGCTGTTGCTGTGGGTATTGCAGCGAAAAGTAAAGGCGATCAATCTGCATCATTTGGTTCAAATGCCCAAACTTATGGTAACAGCTCTTCTTCTTTTGGCTCTGGTGCAACCGCAAAAGGTGTTCAAACCGAGGCTTTTGGCTCAACCTCAACAGCTAACGGTAATGCGTCAATCGCTTTTGGCTCTAGTGCAAAAGCGACAGGTTACTCAACAACCGCTATGGGTACCACAAGTGAAGCAAAAGGTGCTTATGCCATGGCAGTTGGCACAAGTAGTAAAGCTGATGGTAACTATTCGATGGCAATAGGTACAAAAGCAACGGCAGGTGAAAAAGACATCACAATCGGTAATAGTGCGACTGCATCAGGTACACCCGGCTCTATTGCGATAGGCAATCAGTCAGTATCAACGGATGGGCAAGTTTCGTTTGGTAACAGTACAACGCAACGTCGTTTAGAACATGTTCATGCGGGTATTGCTGAAACCGATGCTGTCAATGTAAGTCAGCTTCATCAAGGCATTACACAAGCAAATAATTATACCAATACCCAAACAACCAATGCGATTAAACAAGCGAATAACTACACCAATTCCCAAACAACTAATGCAATTAAGCAAGCGAACCAACATGCCGATCAAGATGAAACGCAAGCGGTAAAAAAAGCAAACCAGTACACCAACAATAAAGCGACAACAACGCTGCACCAAGCCAATAGTTACACAAATGCACAGGCTCATAGTGCTGTTGAACAAGCTAATCACTATAGTGACCAGAATGCAGCATCCACATTAAGTGCCGCTAACAAATACACAGATCAACGTGTTAACGCATTACGCCATGATATTGATCGTGTCCATGATCAAGCCAATGCTGGTATTGCTAGTGCAATGGCGATGAGTGCCATTCCGATGCGTCAGGGATATCACTACACTATCGGGCTAGGTACTGCTCATTACGATAACCAATGTGCTGTCGCTATCGGTGGTAAATTTGATGTGGGTAAACGCTGTATTGTGACCTTAGCTGCCTCTGATGATTCTGAACATAATACAGGTGTTTCAGCTGGTGTTGGTTTTGGTTTCTAA
- a CDS encoding metalloregulator ArsR/SmtB family transcription factor, whose amino-acid sequence METLSFFKAMADDTRLKVLMLLSLKGELCVCDLQNALEISQPKVSRHLAELRRNELLVDERRAKWVYYKLNPAMPAWMNDIISTSSQNSHQYLEDCLSRLNSDCSNC is encoded by the coding sequence ATGGAAACACTATCATTCTTCAAAGCCATGGCGGATGACACTCGCCTTAAAGTACTTATGCTCCTTAGCTTAAAAGGGGAGCTTTGTGTCTGTGATCTACAAAATGCATTAGAGATCAGTCAACCGAAAGTATCGCGTCATTTAGCGGAACTACGTCGTAATGAACTGCTGGTGGATGAGCGTCGTGCGAAGTGGGTGTATTACAAGTTAAACCCAGCTATGCCAGCATGGATGAATGACATTATTTCAACATCGTCACAAAACAGTCATCAATATTTAGAAGACTGTCTATCTCGATTGAATAGTGATTGCTCTAACTGCTAA
- the arsH gene encoding arsenical resistance protein ArsH codes for MEIKDFSLPNLDESQFKPTVSEDLIAPKSTHKPRILLLYGSLRKRSFSKLVIEESARLLVKMGAEVRIFNPEGLPLPDAEDPTHPKVEELRELVLWSEGQVWCSPERHGSMTGIMKAQIDWIPLSMGAVRPTQGKTLAVMQVCGGSQSFNVVNQLRVLGRWMRMITIPNQSAVAKAFLEFDDNDRMKPSGYYNRIVDVMEELVKFTLLTRDNSDFLVDRYSERVESAEQLMQRVNQKEG; via the coding sequence ATGGAAATCAAAGACTTCTCATTACCGAATCTTGATGAAAGCCAGTTTAAACCAACGGTTTCTGAAGATTTAATCGCACCAAAATCGACGCATAAGCCACGTATTTTGCTGCTTTATGGATCATTACGTAAGCGTTCATTTAGTAAGTTAGTGATTGAAGAGTCAGCACGCTTATTAGTTAAAATGGGTGCAGAAGTACGTATTTTTAATCCTGAAGGTTTACCGCTTCCTGATGCTGAAGATCCAACACATCCAAAAGTGGAAGAGCTACGAGAATTAGTGCTGTGGTCAGAAGGGCAAGTGTGGTGTTCGCCAGAGCGTCATGGTTCGATGACGGGCATTATGAAAGCGCAAATTGACTGGATCCCACTATCAATGGGGGCTGTTCGTCCTACTCAAGGTAAAACACTGGCGGTAATGCAGGTGTGTGGCGGCTCTCAGTCGTTCAATGTCGTAAATCAGCTTCGTGTATTGGGTCGTTGGATGCGTATGATCACTATCCCTAACCAATCAGCAGTAGCGAAAGCGTTTTTAGAATTTGACGATAACGATCGTATGAAGCCATCAGGCTATTACAACCGCATCGTTGATGTAATGGAAGAGCTAGTAAAATTTACGTTATTAACGCGTGATAACAGTGATTTCTTAGTTGATCGTTATTCAGAACGTGTCGAAAGCGCAGAACAATTAATGCAACGTGTAAACCAAAAAGAAGGGTAA
- the arsB gene encoding ACR3 family arsenite efflux transporter: MGLFERYLTVWVGAAIIAGIILGSAIPQLFSMVASLEYAHVNIVIAVLIWLMIFPMMMQIDFSSIKDVGKKPKGLVLTLVINWLVKPFSMAFLGWLFFKVFFASWVEPETASQYIAGMILLGVAPCTAMVFVWSQMTKGDANYTLVQVSVNDLIMIFAFAPIAAFLLGVTDITVPWDTLVLSVVLYVVIPLVAGAITRKALDKSNDHSRLDNLLAKLKPWSIIGLLSTVVLLFGFQAETIIANPEAIVLIAIPLLIQTYAIFAIAYWAAKRMKLAHNIAAPACMIGTSNFFELAVAVAISLFGLHSGAALATVVGVLVEVPVMLSLVWFANRTRHWFDENEMPSNTISKVHGE; the protein is encoded by the coding sequence ATGGGACTGTTTGAACGTTACTTAACAGTTTGGGTGGGGGCTGCCATTATTGCAGGTATTATTCTTGGCAGTGCAATCCCACAATTATTTAGTATGGTGGCATCGCTTGAATACGCACATGTTAATATCGTCATTGCGGTATTAATTTGGTTAATGATCTTCCCAATGATGATGCAGATTGATTTCTCATCGATCAAAGATGTGGGTAAAAAACCGAAAGGCCTAGTACTAACGCTGGTGATTAACTGGTTAGTAAAACCATTTTCTATGGCATTTCTTGGTTGGCTATTCTTTAAAGTTTTCTTCGCCTCTTGGGTTGAGCCAGAAACCGCTTCTCAATACATCGCAGGTATGATCTTGCTGGGTGTTGCACCTTGTACCGCAATGGTATTTGTGTGGAGCCAAATGACCAAAGGTGATGCGAACTACACCTTGGTACAAGTATCAGTAAACGATCTGATTATGATCTTTGCTTTCGCACCGATTGCTGCATTCTTGCTAGGTGTGACAGACATTACTGTGCCTTGGGATACCCTAGTATTATCAGTGGTACTTTATGTTGTGATCCCATTAGTGGCTGGTGCCATTACTCGTAAAGCGTTAGATAAATCAAACGACCATTCTCGTTTAGATAACTTATTAGCCAAGCTAAAACCATGGTCAATTATTGGTTTGTTATCAACAGTAGTTTTATTGTTTGGTTTCCAAGCTGAAACAATTATCGCTAACCCTGAAGCGATTGTATTAATTGCTATTCCACTATTGATCCAAACCTATGCGATTTTTGCTATTGCTTACTGGGCTGCAAAACGCATGAAGCTAGCCCACAACATTGCAGCACCCGCTTGTATGATTGGTACATCTAACTTCTTTGAATTAGCAGTAGCCGTTGCGATTTCACTATTTGGTTTACATTCAGGTGCAGCCCTTGCCACGGTTGTTGGCGTGCTGGTGGAAGTGCCTGTGATGCTGTCTTTAGTATGGTTTGCCAACCGTACCCGTCATTGGTTTGATGAAAACGAAATGCCATCAAACACTATTTCAAAAGTACACGGAGAGTAA
- the arsC gene encoding arsenate reductase (glutaredoxin) (This arsenate reductase requires both glutathione and glutaredoxin to convert arsenate to arsenite, after which the efflux transporter formed by ArsA and ArsB can extrude the arsenite from the cell, providing resistance.), producing MVVIHHNPECGTSRNVLQIIQDAGYEPVVIEYIQEGWTKPQLQALFAAANLTPRTALRTSKSPAKELGLLDESVSDDVILEAMLEHPVLVNRPIVCTAKGVKLCRPSEAVLDVLENWPKGPLIKEDGEVIIDENGNRLL from the coding sequence ATGGTTGTTATTCACCATAATCCAGAATGTGGTACGTCAAGAAACGTGCTACAAATTATCCAAGATGCAGGCTATGAGCCAGTCGTGATTGAATACATTCAAGAAGGGTGGACCAAGCCTCAGCTTCAAGCGTTATTTGCAGCGGCAAACCTAACACCACGCACAGCACTGCGTACCAGTAAATCACCAGCTAAAGAGCTCGGTTTATTAGATGAAAGCGTGTCAGATGACGTGATCCTAGAAGCCATGCTAGAGCATCCAGTGCTGGTGAATCGCCCAATCGTATGTACAGCAAAAGGCGTGAAACTGTGTCGCCCAAGTGAAGCCGTATTAGACGTATTAGAAAACTGGCCGAAAGGACCATTAATCAAAGAAGATGGCGAAGTTATCATTGATGAAAATGGTAATCGCTTGTTGTAA
- a CDS encoding GIY-YIG nuclease family protein, whose product MIGLNELLSLKSDMLAKYKVKYVRHKDSRKEYRELIKDREELLKYQAHQSKNVFKDCDYIISFFGQDGAKSLFIGTFKVNGWYESAGEFHYDLQEVDIFEDFKDRLVVDWGKATLSWHQWANDNDKEVVEMLPKGYLGEFPGLLNFILDFDELKQLHNNIDANKEWYHHLSSVNGVYLILDENAGKQYIGSAYGKDGLWQRWSEYARSGHGGNKLLKECFVNDANYARNFKFTVLQSLPSNTTNKEVINIESLYKKKLGTRLFGLNDN is encoded by the coding sequence ATGATTGGTTTAAATGAGTTGCTTTCATTAAAGTCTGATATGTTAGCTAAGTATAAAGTGAAGTATGTTCGCCATAAAGACAGTCGAAAAGAATACCGTGAATTAATTAAAGATAGAGAAGAGCTATTAAAGTATCAGGCTCATCAATCAAAAAATGTATTTAAAGACTGTGATTATATCATTTCATTTTTTGGTCAAGATGGTGCTAAATCTCTATTTATTGGTACATTTAAAGTTAATGGTTGGTACGAGAGTGCTGGTGAGTTTCATTATGATTTACAAGAAGTAGATATTTTTGAAGACTTTAAAGATCGTCTTGTTGTTGATTGGGGAAAAGCAACTCTCTCATGGCATCAATGGGCAAACGATAATGATAAAGAAGTCGTTGAAATGTTGCCAAAAGGCTACTTAGGTGAGTTTCCAGGATTACTCAATTTCATTCTAGACTTTGATGAATTAAAACAATTACACAATAACATTGATGCTAATAAAGAATGGTATCACCATTTGTCTTCAGTTAATGGTGTTTACCTTATTCTGGATGAAAACGCAGGAAAGCAATATATCGGTTCTGCCTATGGTAAAGATGGGCTATGGCAACGATGGAGTGAATATGCTCGCAGTGGTCATGGTGGAAATAAACTGCTAAAAGAATGTTTTGTTAACGATGCTAATTATGCAAGAAACTTTAAGTTTACTGTTTTGCAATCATTACCAAGTAATACAACCAATAAAGAAGTGATTAATATAGAAAGCCTATATAAGAAAAAATTAGGTACTCGTTTATTTGGTTTAAATGATAATTGA